One genomic region from Colletotrichum lupini chromosome 7, complete sequence encodes:
- a CDS encoding PCI domain-containing protein: protein MEQTKALNALEPFLALSKSATSPRAAADLVTRATSNPNTFLFTELLETPQIQALAQSPDFEPHLRLLELFSHGTYATYQSASASGLPQLNDAQTLKLRQLSLLTLARDRSNLTYAALQSALDLPSTRALEDLVISAIYAGLLDATLDPHRQVVQVNSLAALRDLAPGAVPPMIAALRAWSSRCESTLGDLESQIAGIRDAAARRQREKAAQDARLAKLVEDVKKDPETGGAGGRKLAVGHAQHGGSSSGERVGGFLGHTSRAQRYNKRGSTSMMDNTEEIDDEAMDVDEEDDEQEKKRASRRKL from the exons ATGGAGCAGACCAAAGCTCTCAATGCTCTCGAG CCCTTCCTGGCCCTGAGCAAGTCAGCAACATCCCCCCGCGCCGCAGCCGACCTCGTCACCCGCGCAACATCAAATCCAAACACCTTCCTCTTCACAGAGCTCCTCGAGACCCCGCAAATCCAAGCCCTCGCCCAGTCCCCCGACTTCGAACCGCACCTCCGCCTCCTCGAGCTCTTCTCCCACGGCACCTACGCCACCTACCAATCCGCCTCGGCATCGGGCCTCCCCCAGCTCAACGATGCCCAAACCCTCAAACTCCGCCAGCTCTCCCTCTTGACACTGGCCCGCGACCGCTCGAACCTGACTTACGCAGCCCTCCAGTCCGCCCTCGACCTCCCCTCCACCCGCGCCCTGGAAGACCTCGTCATCTCCGCAATCTACGCCGGCCTCCTCGACGCAACCCTCGACCCTCACCGCCAAGTCGTCCAGGTGAACTCCCTCGCCGCCCTCCGCGACCTCGCCCCGGGAGCCGTCCCGCCCATGATCGCCGCCCTCCGCGCCTGGTCCAGCCGCTGCGAATCCACCCTCGGCGACCTCGAGTCCCAGATCGCAGGCATCCGCGACGCCGCCGCCCGCCGCCAGCGCGAAAAGGCCGCGCAGGACGCCCGTCTGGCCAAGCTCGTCGAGGACGTCAAGAAGGATCCCGAGACGGGTGGTGCGGGAGGCAGGAAGCTCGCTGTCGGTCACGCACAGCACGGCGGCAGCAGTAGTGGAGAGAGGGTAGGCGGCTTCTTGGGCCACACGTCTAGGGCGCAGCGGTACAACAAGCGGGGTAGCACCAGCATGATGGACAACACGGAGGAGATTGACGACGAGGCCATGGACGTGGACGAGGAGGATGATGAGCAGGAGAAGAAGCGTGCTAGCCGACGGAAGCTTTAG
- a CDS encoding 50S ribosomal protein L31e, producing the protein MSTKQKKPAGKQRSAIADVVAREYTVHMHKRLHGVSFKKRAPRAIKEIKAFALQAMGTSDVRVDPQLNKKVWEQGIKGVPYRLRIRISRRRNDEEGAKEKLYSYVQAVNVKNPKGLQTVVVEE; encoded by the exons ATGTCGACCAAGCAGAAGAAGCCCGCCGGAAAGCAGCGTTCCGCCATCGCTGATGTCGTCGCTCGCGAGTACACCGTCCACATGCACAAGCGC CTCCACGGCGTTTCCTTCAAGAAGCGCGCTCCCCGTGCCATCAAGGAGATCAAGGCTTTCGCTCTCCAGGCCATG GGTACCTCCGACGTCCGCGTTGACCCCCAGCTGAACAAGAAGGTTTGGGAGCAGGGCATTAAGGGCGTTCCCTACAGACTCCGCATCCGCATCTCCCGCAGACGAAACGACGAGGAGGGTGCCAAGGAGAAGCTGTACAGCTACGTCCAGGCCGTCAACGTCAAGAACCCCAAGGGTCTCCAGACTGTTGTCGTTGAGGAGTAA
- a CDS encoding ubiquitin-conjugating enzyme, with the protein MDYSMEDTQNSAPGSVPAAKIAGARKGPDAQSVTKRLQTELMQLMTSPAPGVSAFPSADGNLMSWTATIEGPEQTPYAGLTLKLSLSFPNNYPYAAPTVLFTTPIYHPNFDFSGRICLDILKDKWTPAYNIQTVLLSLQSLLGEPNNASPLNGEAAELWDKDPEEFKRKVLARHRDVEDE; encoded by the exons ATGGACTACAGCATGGAGGACACCCAGAACTCCGCTCCCGGAAGCGTTCCAGCAGCCAAGATTGCTGGCGCCAGGAAGGGACCTGATGCCCAGAGCGTCACCAAGAG ATTGCAGACGGAATTGATGCAGCTTATGACTTCTCCCGCTCCCGGCGTCTCAGCATTCCCTTCGGCAGACGGCAACCTCATGTCGTGGACGGCGACGATTGAGGGACCCGAACAGACTCCCTACGCTGGCCTGACGCTCAAGCTCAGCTTGTCGTTCCCCAACAACTACCCCTACGCTGCGCCAACGGTGCTCTTCACGACGCCTATCTACCACCCTAACTTCGACTTCTCTGGCCGCATCTGCTTGGATATCCTCAAGGACAAGTGGACACCCGCCTATAACATTCAAACTGTACTCCTCAGTTTGCAGAGTCTGCTGGGCGAGCCAAACAA CGCTTCTCCTCTCAACGGCGAGGCCGCAGAGTTGTGGGACAAGGACCCCGAAGAGTTCAAGCGTAAGGTCCTCGCTCGTCACCGCGATGTTGAGGACGAGTGA